A window of Sebastes umbrosus isolate fSebUmb1 chromosome 6, fSebUmb1.pri, whole genome shotgun sequence genomic DNA:
ctttatataattacactgtttaaacaggttatatgaaatatgaatttcatgtcatgcatgtagaagggtacaggtagtaaatagtgactgtaagcaacacaacacatttctgtttcacagtcaaactttatttgagtagacagatgacaatattaattatacacAGCATTTTGAACGTGAACAGATAACCTGCAGCTTTgacaaacatttcacaacataaATATGGCAATAACTGTCTGACAAGTAAAACCATTACTCTGAAATATAACATAACGTAAGTCCTCCCAGTAGCTGCTGATACTGTGGTTACTAGTTTTATATAAGATCAGTAATTCCACCTTCAGTTATGTAGACAGAGACAGGATAAAGTCTATTTCAGCATGGTAAGCTCCGGTGAGTGTAACGTCAACcggtctgtagtcatggtaacacagagacagctcctacagtaaataatataccattactctgattactttaCTACGTTTATCAGctgtcttttaccagaaataatgaactgacttctgtttcacatcttctattttccaccctgatgttcgctgtgtttacacaccgtctcatagcggtagcatgtagctacatgctaacgggttagctctgtaatgtagctacatgctaacatgttagctctgtatctcccATAAATAGAGCTATCTGCTCACAGCAgatgttttctcctcctctgggatgattctgtcggtcatttctcagatggatctgtaaagacagatgtaaaacagagtgtatgtttacgATTTACAGAGTTTATGCAGAACATAAACACTGAGTTAACTAACAGAGCTATAAATAGAATTATTTACCAGAGAAAAACCGTCATGAAAACCTGGAGTCTCAGCCGCAGATGTTGATCATTTCTCGTTGATTTCGGATCAGATTCCTCCGGTAACGTGAGCTATGTGAAATTTTCTAGttaataaactttgaagtaGTTTATTATTCACGGTACAGCTAAACTGCAGTGTGAAACTCTTCCTGGCTGCTCTCTCTCGGCTGCAGGGAGAGCTGCAGGGCGAGCTGCAGAAAGTGACACCGGTTGAGGGCgggatgtaaacatgttctagtacaacattaaaatacatctataaacctggaaatgagcataatatgagacctttaaatcAATCGTTCTCTTAAAAATGCTCAGGCATGGGAAGTaggattttatgattttttttttttttatgattttgtaaTTTTAAATCTCAAAATAATTGGTAATATGTAAGCTATTTTAGAAAGAATTTACCAAATGCCTCTCGCATTAACGCCATACAGATCAGAATAACGGAACCAACAACACAGCTAGCGTCGACATGGGGAAGTGAAAATTCAATGAATATTGGCTATTCAACCAAGATTTCGTGGCACGCCTGAAACCAGTACAAAGCAATTTATACAAGGTGTAATGTATTTTGTGCAATAAATGTTTCAAACTCAAAAGCGTTAGAATCACAAAACTGCCAAGTCAACCTGCCAACAGACGGCAGGTATTTCTCCGTTctgtccccccccccatctGATACCTGCACCAGGGCAAGCAGCAACAGATTTCCAGACTACATTTGGGTTTACGTCTAAAATGATCCCTAACCCTAAGTaattgatgtcttttttttttcttcaattttggttattgtaaagttCGTCTCAATTTCATTCTGAGGCGCattaaaaaagtcttaaatctgaaagccaccagactccattgaaaaaaatagtaatttgaccttgcagaacacagggattgctggtctaccgctgcctcgattggttagtttgtccATATTCTGAAAGGtaaaattacttattttttcattggagtctggtggctttggcgagagcataggtaacggcttcagttccccttcgTAAACACAGACAGTgtagctgtctgatggcaaggtaaaccactgaaaatattctaaatatagaacatacttaaactgataatggctaaaatactttttgcagccggccccgtccacagcagttcaTTGCTTTGCATCCATGCAGTCACTCccatctgtttctccaaactgggggcgtgccgtactgtaggtaatacactgactatggataattaCCTCAAACAATCCCACTTAAAAatacccgaactatccctttaagctatAGGAACTGTTAAATGTTGATAATAAAGAATACAGTAAAACTGCTGAAATCATATATATTCACGGCAGATGGGCTGATTAAACATTATTAGCTGTGAATTGTCTTGAGAGTGTCATTCAGCTCGGGAGGCTACTGTAGTTCCAGTGACATGCTAGGCTTGCATAGCCCAAAGGCAGCTGTATTGCTCTCTTGCTGTATGCATTGAGTTTAGCCTTGGCTGCATCAGCACAACTTTCCCCACCATTACTTCAGCTGAATAAGTCAACGCCACACTGGCAGACACCCCCAGGCTGTTCACATTGACGGCCATTTCTCTCCATAGTTTTTCTTTAGCTCAAACTACCAGATTATCTTCTCAAAGGATGCCTCTCTTCTCAATTTAGGTCATCACACCCCTCTTTAGTCTTTCTATGGTTGTTGCCAAATCCTGCAGAATGTCTAAGGAAGTAGTGGTGGACAAGTGGCCAACACTCTGATCCCCTGAGCTGGAGAAATAGATTATGCTACAGAAAGCGCAAGAGCGGGAGCGGGGAGTGTGATGTGCGAGCTGACTGGCTGTTTGTCGGGAATTACCCTCTATTGACAGTGTGACAATGCCAGGCGGGCAGCAGCACTGCTCCTAAAAGGATTACACAGGGAGCGTGGCATGGCGGCACTGGGTGGCAATGGGGGGGAGgttgtgcatgcatgcatgtccAATGAGGCTTCCTCTTCCGCTTCATTCTGAAAGTCTGTATGTTAAGACAAACAAGCACACTGGTGcttagaggaggaggatgtttcACCCAGCCGGAGGGAGACGAGGTGATGAAAGACAGGAAGCAAAAGAGATGCAAAGAGGAGGCaatgaaatataaagacaaactCCACCCATCTAAAGATTATCAGCACATGACTGCAGTGAGTTCCCCCTAATATGCAAAGGTCATTAGGAGCTGGTTTACAGGCAATCAAATGGGACTGGGAccatacacctatctcccgatttaatactatcatgatacttgggtgccaattcaatatgtattgtgatttttaagtattgcgattcgatattgcaatttatttatcaatttattatACCCTTCTAGGgattttactttggaaaatatcaaaatgaatataatacaaattttagattttcagcatgtacgtAGTCAGATATGTCCTgaggtcaaatatatcagtcaatgTCAGGCATCGTTTAGTACATTTTTCCCAGCAACCAAATATCTAagaatcaatcttatttccatagatgtaatttgtatatacagttccctttgttaacaccttattttgaaaaccagacttAGTCACACGTATACTTACGCTAACTTCGCGAAGTCCGTTGCTTGCTCTCCCGTCAGCTACATTGGGGCCGTTTGAattcatttaacataaatgtcagtatatgggtgctctgcGGTTGTAGCTGATTTGACCATCGAGATgcgagcgacggccggctcgactgcacgttaccgcgatacgataacgtttcctgtccgtgacagagttagcatgcagctttagccgtgatgtcgaGCTCTgattttcctgtcaatgtgtgaaacccaaagtgtttccatcctttactggatgtgtagtgtttaccacgctggatttaacatgtgagggtgcaggtcgtatccacgctgaccctccaacgttttctactttcttgtttcggctcgctgcaatttgttttggttgacggatacggaacggatatcccatcacgttactcagactacctccacatagactcaaatgaagcaaatatgttgattctagcattaaaacaataaatttcgaaatcatcataaaaaaaatcgcgatacatgtTGAATTGATTTTTAGTTCCCACCCCTACAATTAAACCATAGTCTCATGTACAAGGAGGCTCCTTTTATAGATTAAGTCCAATTGTTTGTGTAAGaaatagagacacagagacaaagagcAGCACTCCTCTCACGCCTCCCAGTCTGGAGACAACGGTGGCTTGAGTCTTTGAAGTGGTGCTTTTTCTATGATCCACTGATGAATCGAGGCTCTATCTGCCAATGGGGAGCTCAGTCAAATGGGTTTCATGCATGGATTAGACTGTCTTCCTGTGCTCGGTCCACCGTGGGAAGGGCTCCGTTTCAGCCTCAAGGGTAGAAGGAGGAGGCCTCCCAAGCTTTTAGCATGCCCGTCTGTGATACAGCACCGCTGTCCTGCTGTCACCATCCCGGCCTCACCTGTCATCCATCGTGGCTGATGGGATCGAACAGAGTGGCATCCACGTTCCCCCTGCTGCTCATCCCGTTTTCTCTgccctcttctttctttctcttttctctacTCTCTAtattttcactctttctctctctcttgttctctctcagGCCCTTACATTGCTTATGTAACCATCACTAAGTCTACTCGAATAGCTGCTGCCATCGCCTGACATGGATATATTTAGCCATTATGTTTTCCCCCCCTTCTATACCCTGCATGCCCAAGCAGTGCTAAAAGATTCATGTATTCAGACCCCTCAGGCGGTGCAGTGACACACTTACTTTACATCCAGAGCAATTAATGTCCACTGAATCTAGATTACAATGCCGGCGTCCCACAGGGAAGCCGCAATGCCCCGGTGGGTGTCGGGGGTTGGGAGGGGAGGGTGTGCAGCACCACTCCAAGGGGTCGCCGTCACGTGGCGCTTTGCGGCTCAGTAAGCGGGCACAACTGACTGTTGGTTTTTCCCCCTTCTGCTTGCGTGGCCAGTAATAGCATATTGATTGTTTACAtagctccagcagctccacacaGCAAAGTGACAGTCATCTCCTCCCTACCGCCCTCCTCTTTCCCAGTCTCCTCTATCTCTCCTTTTACTTCCCTGCCCACCAGACTCTATTGTCTGCTCTCTTGGTCTTCCTTTATCtcattcctcctttttcctcctcctcctctcgttTAAAGGGCTGGATGATGGCCAGTTCAGAGCCTCAACAGGGCTCTGCAGCACAGAAGGCAGCGTGGCACCCTGTGCCAAGGTCATGCTGGGTAGCCATATTGTATTTTATGAGTAGGTGATCTGCACTAAGCGTTAATATGGCCCCTTGTTAGAATGATCATCTATGgcaacacactgtaaaaaaaaaaagctagcaGAACTCAAAATTGTAAGGTAACAAACTTCAGCAGAATTTTAAGTTGGCCACTTAATTTCAGTTGAGTTAATTTAGTGGACTAGGTTAGAGTAACTTCAAATTGTGCACTGCAACAGTTAAGGtaagtcaaatatataaattaggaCCAATAACTACCcatcaaatgtataaataattacaGATGCAACATCTACCTTcaaaacttctttttttaatcattaaaacACAGCCTATCCAATCCTTTAGAACAAGGCCAAGTAACTGCTGAGACCCACAACTGTCCCAGTCTTAGCACTTAAATAACATGAAGCACTTAAGTTGTGTTTTAACATTATATACTAGTATGAATCACATATTGAACACCATAATACAATGAGGTAGCAGTTGTGAGCTTAGCAAGATAAAGTTAAAAGGGAAAAGTCAGCACTTCGACAGTGAGACTACTAAAAACAGTACACTCGtctacgtaagggataatgtacagcgagccggtcattgttgtgaaaggaaCGTTGAGCGGCATCGcactgaaggggattctttcacaacaatgacccactagctgtacattatcccgcttattacacagttacttactgaagaaatcaataatttgacacaaaacggACTGTCAGAGTctaacatcagagctgcgcccatagcaacggtctgctataaagaaataacagaccgcagaacgccgtgattgaccaatcagaatcgagtattcaacaacgccgtgtaataaaccatgataaaatacaaaacataagaaGATTCAGAGTTACCACAAGAAGTAGCTCATGGGTTGAAATGGAACTCCAAACAGAACAATTGTGATCCAGAACTGTCAATCTAATAAAACtgtttaacaataaaataccAAGGTAGCCCAATTGTGTGTGTCATCAATTTACACACTATTCAATCTTAACATAAGTAACGTGGTTAACAATATCCAGTAAGGTGCAGGATAAATGTATAGGATAAAAGCATTCAGGCACGTTGGAGCGCAAGAGATGGGCAGGTAGGGAGACATAGAAGAGGAGTTAGAGGTAGATAAGAGTTTGTGAGTTGCAGAGAGACAGTTATCGTGTTGGCTGGACAGAAGGGGAGAGTTTTAGAGGTCAGAATTTGAGTGAGAACGGGAGAATATGCAAATTAAGTAAGAAAGTTAGACAAGTTAAGGTGACCGattgagagaggaaagaagatggcgagagaaatggagaaacaggaaaagggagaggagaggtggagagagtgaACTTAAAAGCAGAAGAGGTAGAGGGGGATCCATCTCAGGCAACGGAGATTTACATCATTCTACAAGGGGCAACAGGAACCTCTGCAATTCAAAACTGTCCCAGACCCAACATTATCAGCTAACTCGGTGGATTCACTGAAGGAGTTTGTTTTTGAAGGATCGGACCCTTGCAGAGAGATCAGTTCCAAGTTCCATGAAAACTTTCTGAATGGTTTCGAATGTGTACCTCAGTTCTTTTGGGTACTGGAGGTTTAAAGCGTAGATCAGCCCAAAGAGGTAAGCAAAAGCCGTTGGCAGGTCAGGGAGATCCTGGAGGACGATGTCTTCTtctacaacaacagcaacattaaTGACTGTTGCAGGAGCTGAACTGTCATCATCCTCCAACACAGTGAGGATACCCACGATGAGGCCCTTCGTCTGCTCCTCTTCTGGGTCAGTGGCCTTGTGAtgacagacagaaaa
This region includes:
- the LOC119490434 gene encoding uncharacterized protein LOC119490434 isoform X2, giving the protein MEVTFSLRRKEIVELVPMVSEVQERWPALFYEAEIREEFLRITNKDLIDNFGAAINQHTPRLLKLYRARRTAFPPEMDQLLNRLDEEATDPEEEQTKGLIVGILTVLEDDDSSAPATVINVAVVVEEDIVLQDLPDLPTAFAYLFGLIYALNLQYPKELRYTFETIQKVFMELGTDLSARVRSFKNKLLQ